The Armatimonadota bacterium genome includes a window with the following:
- a CDS encoding non-canonical purine NTP pyrophosphatase yields the protein MRVIVATSNPHKVDEIRNILGDSGVHLVALGELERAVDLPEEDGETFLENARKKALHVARATGEPALADDSGLCVDALGGEPGVRSNRFLGDDASPEERNEAILRMLGRTPDEERGARFVCAACIAFPDGRILEALETCSGIIARRSIGDGGFGYDPIFYVPDLGCTLAQVPQETKNAISHRGKAMRQVFRLLQEALATGH from the coding sequence ATGCGCGTGATCGTGGCAACATCCAACCCGCACAAGGTGGATGAGATCCGCAACATCCTGGGCGATAGCGGAGTTCATCTCGTCGCGCTTGGAGAGTTGGAGCGGGCTGTGGATCTTCCCGAAGAGGACGGCGAGACGTTTCTGGAAAACGCCCGGAAGAAGGCGCTCCACGTCGCGCGCGCCACGGGCGAACCGGCTCTGGCGGACGATTCCGGCCTGTGCGTGGACGCGCTGGGCGGCGAGCCGGGAGTCCGGTCCAACCGGTTCCTGGGCGACGATGCCTCGCCGGAGGAGCGCAATGAGGCCATCCTGAGAATGCTGGGGCGCACTCCTGACGAAGAGCGGGGAGCCCGGTTCGTCTGCGCTGCGTGCATTGCTTTTCCGGACGGGCGGATCCTGGAGGCACTGGAGACTTGCTCCGGTATCATCGCCCGCCGCAGCATCGGCGACGGCGGCTTCGGCTATGATCCCATCTTCTACGTCCCCGACCTCGGCTGCACACTCGCGCAGGTGCCCCAGGAGACCAAGAACGCCATCAGCCACCGTGGAAAAGCCATGCGACAGGTCTTCCGCCTGCTACAGGAGGCGCTAGCCACAGGCCACTAG
- a CDS encoding ribonuclease PH has translation MPRVDGRAADELRPCRITRNYIKHAEGSCLIEMGDTRVVCTATVEERVPLWRKGQGAGWVTAEYGMIPRSCKERNQREASRGGPGGRTFEIQRLVGRALRSVVDLEAMGERTIWLDCDVIQADGGTRTASVTGAFVALWDAFGWMVENRMLERRPVTQYLAAVSVGIVSGTELLDLCYEEDCLAQVDLNLVMTADGKIVEVQGTAEAAPFGKDRLFKMLDLGERGIRQLMAIQKKALEGS, from the coding sequence ATGCCGAGAGTGGACGGCCGCGCCGCAGACGAGCTTCGCCCCTGCAGGATCACTCGCAACTACATCAAGCACGCAGAAGGCTCTTGTTTGATCGAGATGGGGGATACCCGGGTGGTCTGCACGGCTACTGTGGAGGAGCGCGTACCCCTCTGGCGCAAGGGACAGGGGGCGGGCTGGGTGACGGCAGAATACGGGATGATCCCTCGCTCCTGCAAGGAGAGGAATCAGCGCGAGGCTTCGCGCGGAGGTCCCGGAGGGCGCACGTTCGAGATCCAGCGTCTGGTGGGCCGGGCGCTGCGCTCCGTGGTGGACCTGGAAGCGATGGGCGAACGCACCATCTGGCTGGACTGTGACGTCATCCAGGCCGACGGCGGGACGCGCACCGCGTCCGTCACCGGCGCGTTTGTGGCGCTATGGGACGCTTTCGGGTGGATGGTGGAGAACCGGATGCTGGAGCGACGGCCCGTCACGCAGTATCTGGCGGCGGTCAGCGTGGGCATCGTCTCGGGAACGGAGTTGCTGGATCTCTGCTACGAGGAGGACTGCCTGGCGCAGGTGGATCTGAATCTGGTCATGACGGCAGATGGCAAGATCGTGGAGGTGCAGGGGACGGCTGAAGCGGCTCCGTTCGGCAAGGACCGGCTCTTCAAGATGCTGGATCTGGGCGAGCGCGGCATACGCCAGTTGATGGCCATTCAGAAGAAAGCGCTGGAGGGATCCTGA
- the murI gene encoding glutamate racemase, which yields MSGLRLGIFDSGLGGLSVARAVLERCPSASIIYFADTAHVPYGDRPLEEVRAFALEITGFLASQGAGAVLMACNMSSACALEEARRVYPGLPVSGVVQAGARASVREGADAIAVLATAGTVASGGYERAVHSIAPGVRVEQVACPEFVPLIEAGELDGPRVERAAAAYLERALDGGARVVILGCTHYPFLLPVLRRLAPPETVFVDPAEEAALEALQNAGDGLDLETPSRYILSAPSATFRPVGSRFLGKALPALELAEWTAEGGRLRLTMTGAGAALCDAAPGEV from the coding sequence TTGAGCGGACTGCGTCTGGGCATTTTCGACTCCGGGCTGGGGGGACTTTCGGTGGCGCGCGCCGTGTTGGAGCGCTGCCCCTCCGCCAGCATCATCTATTTCGCCGACACCGCTCACGTCCCGTATGGAGACCGTCCGCTGGAGGAGGTCCGCGCCTTCGCTCTGGAGATCACGGGATTTCTCGCTTCTCAGGGAGCGGGAGCCGTTCTGATGGCGTGCAACATGTCCAGCGCGTGCGCCCTGGAGGAGGCTCGCAGAGTGTATCCTGGTCTTCCGGTGTCCGGGGTGGTACAGGCCGGGGCGCGGGCTTCGGTCCGGGAAGGGGCGGATGCCATCGCCGTCCTGGCCACTGCCGGCACGGTGGCGAGCGGCGGCTACGAGCGCGCTGTTCACTCCATCGCTCCCGGCGTCCGGGTGGAGCAGGTAGCCTGCCCGGAGTTCGTCCCGCTGATCGAGGCGGGGGAGCTGGACGGACCGCGTGTGGAGCGTGCGGCTGCCGCTTATCTGGAACGGGCTCTGGACGGCGGAGCGCGGGTGGTCATTCTGGGCTGTACGCACTATCCTTTTCTGCTCCCGGTGCTGCGCAGGCTTGCTCCGCCGGAAACCGTCTTTGTGGATCCGGCGGAAGAGGCCGCCCTGGAGGCCCTGCAAAATGCGGGAGACGGGCTGGATTTGGAGACCCCTTCGCGCTACATCCTCTCCGCGCCTTCGGCCACATTCCGGCCGGTGGGATCCCGGTTTCTGGGCAAGGCCCTTCCGGCTCTGGAGCTTGCCGAGTGGACGGCTGAAGGCGGACGGTTGCGCCTGACGATGACGGGAGCGGGTGCCGCGCTTTGCGACGCCGCACCGGGGGAGGTCTGA
- the ruvA gene encoding Holliday junction ATP-dependent DNA helicase RuvA produces the protein MIAYLKGNVLRVGASHCVLEVGGVGYRVQAPAPALAAMREGETAALFIYTSVREDAIELYGFSSELEQQLFETLISVSGVGPRMAMGMLSAMSVRDIASAARDDGARLQTIPGIGRKTAQRIALEVGEKLQELAIAAAAEQPTEPDAMADVLEGLVALGYSRSDARRAAQEARKKFPQETSAAVLLKEALNVLNR, from the coding sequence ATGATCGCTTATCTGAAAGGCAACGTGCTTCGGGTCGGCGCGTCCCACTGCGTTCTGGAGGTGGGAGGCGTGGGTTATCGGGTGCAGGCTCCCGCCCCTGCGCTCGCAGCCATGCGCGAGGGAGAGACTGCGGCTCTTTTCATCTACACCAGCGTCCGGGAGGACGCCATAGAGCTGTACGGTTTCTCCTCGGAGCTGGAGCAGCAGCTGTTCGAAACGCTCATCAGTGTCTCGGGGGTGGGTCCCCGGATGGCGATGGGGATGCTCTCCGCCATGAGCGTGCGGGATATCGCCTCGGCCGCGCGAGACGACGGAGCGCGGCTGCAGACCATCCCGGGCATCGGCCGGAAGACTGCCCAGCGGATCGCGCTGGAGGTGGGAGAGAAGCTGCAGGAGCTGGCCATCGCCGCAGCCGCGGAGCAGCCGACGGAGCCGGACGCCATGGCGGATGTGCTGGAGGGGCTGGTGGCGCTCGGCTACAGCCGGAGCGACGCGCGCAGGGCCGCTCAGGAGGCGCGCAAGAAGTTCCCGCAGGAGACCAGCGCCGCTGTACTGCTGAAAGAGGCCCTCAACGTTCTCAACCGCTAG
- a CDS encoding delta-aminolevulinic acid dehydratase, translating to MAYPQTRLRRLRANESIRKMVRETELSAADFIYPLFVAPGLDVKVEVPSMPGVYRFSADLLAAEATRAREAGVRAVLLFGLPPSKDEEGSGAWAQDGVVQRAVRLLKSSVPDLLVITDVCLCEYTSHGHCGIIRDGDVDNDATLEILARTAVSHAEAGADIVAPSDMMDGRVGAIRDALDAAGFQNTAIMSYAAKYASAFYGPFRDAAESAPRFGDRRSYQMDPANRREAAREILADVDEGADMIMVKPALAYLDIVSDARAITDVPVAAYNVSGEYAMVKAAAANGWLDERRMVLEILTGIKRAGADLILTYHAVDAACWLQEDA from the coding sequence ATGGCTTACCCCCAGACGAGACTGCGCCGCCTCAGAGCAAACGAAAGCATCCGGAAGATGGTGCGGGAGACCGAACTTTCCGCCGCGGACTTCATCTATCCCCTGTTCGTGGCTCCCGGCCTTGACGTGAAAGTGGAAGTGCCCTCCATGCCGGGTGTCTACCGCTTTTCGGCGGATCTGCTGGCCGCGGAAGCCACGCGGGCCCGCGAAGCAGGCGTGCGCGCCGTTCTGCTGTTCGGGCTTCCTCCCTCCAAGGATGAGGAAGGCAGCGGCGCCTGGGCGCAGGATGGCGTGGTGCAAAGGGCGGTGCGGCTTCTGAAGTCCAGTGTGCCGGACCTGTTGGTCATCACGGACGTCTGCCTGTGTGAGTACACCAGCCATGGCCATTGCGGCATTATCCGCGACGGCGATGTGGACAACGACGCCACCCTGGAGATTCTGGCGCGAACGGCGGTCTCTCACGCAGAGGCCGGAGCAGACATTGTGGCCCCATCGGATATGATGGACGGCCGCGTGGGAGCCATCCGCGACGCGCTGGACGCCGCGGGATTCCAGAACACGGCCATCATGAGCTATGCGGCAAAATACGCCTCGGCCTTTTACGGGCCCTTCCGCGACGCCGCGGAGAGCGCTCCCCGCTTCGGTGACCGGCGCTCCTATCAGATGGATCCGGCCAACCGCCGCGAGGCCGCGCGCGAGATCCTGGCTGATGTGGACGAGGGGGCGGACATGATCATGGTGAAGCCGGCTTTGGCCTATCTGGACATCGTCAGCGACGCGCGTGCCATCACGGATGTGCCGGTGGCCGCCTACAATGTCAGCGGCGAATATGCCATGGTCAAGGCAGCGGCCGCGAACGGCTGGCTGGACGAGCGGCGGATGGTGCTGGAGATATTGACCGGCATCAAGCGGGCCGGAGCGGACCTCATTCTCACCTATCATGCGGTGGACGCAGCCTGCTGGCTGCAGGAAGACGCCTGA
- a CDS encoding DNA polymerase/3'-5' exonuclease PolX — protein MKNLQAARVFENIAALMEISGESPFKVNAYRNAADTFASLTDDLEQLAARGELRSIPGVGEAIEKKTLEILETGTCGLYERLKQQFPLTILELLELPGVGARTVRALYEGLGVDSLEALEKAARAGRVRQLPRMGAKAEQRILESIERLRARPSGIPIARALPLAEALATRMQGLPGVLKSAAAGGVRRFAELVPRVTVAVVAEDPQEALRAFLREAGGAVLEAGTERAAVRLSGGEEAECFAGRPENAGAVLIRATGSEAHLRRLEALAEDRGYSFQGVALLDPRGESVPCPDEDSFYSALGMAPVPPELREGRGEVEAALNAAVPVLIQASDLKGDLHAHTVFSDGSGTLEQMAEAARQLGYEYLAITDHSQALTVARGLTPERLSEQGRLIDAFNRSGAGIRLLKGVEVDIRPDGSLDLPDESLAALDWVVASIHSHFALGREEMTQRAVRALLSPFVHVQAHPSGRLIGSRDPHSLDVDGLIEAAARAGKALEINSYPERLDLSAENARKAADAGVKIVVSTDSHHPTHLPKVSYGIGTARRAGLTAADVLNTLPLDALLEWARSRR, from the coding sequence GTGAAAAACCTTCAGGCAGCCCGCGTTTTCGAGAACATCGCCGCGCTAATGGAGATCAGCGGCGAGAGCCCCTTCAAGGTGAACGCCTACCGGAACGCGGCAGACACCTTTGCCTCCCTCACCGATGACCTGGAGCAGCTGGCGGCCCGCGGGGAATTGAGGAGCATCCCCGGCGTGGGCGAGGCTATCGAGAAGAAGACCCTCGAGATCCTTGAGACCGGCACGTGCGGTCTCTACGAGCGTCTGAAGCAACAGTTCCCCCTGACCATTCTGGAGCTGCTCGAACTGCCGGGCGTGGGTGCAAGGACGGTCCGCGCCCTTTATGAAGGGCTGGGGGTGGATAGCCTGGAGGCGTTGGAAAAGGCCGCACGGGCCGGCCGCGTTCGGCAGCTTCCTCGGATGGGCGCGAAGGCCGAACAGCGCATTCTTGAGAGCATCGAGCGGCTCCGGGCAAGGCCTTCCGGCATCCCCATCGCGCGAGCATTGCCTCTGGCGGAGGCGCTCGCAACGCGGATGCAGGGCTTGCCGGGTGTGCTGAAGTCCGCGGCGGCGGGTGGAGTGCGGCGCTTCGCCGAACTGGTTCCCCGCGTGACGGTTGCCGTTGTGGCGGAAGATCCGCAAGAAGCTTTGCGGGCGTTCCTGAGGGAGGCCGGAGGCGCGGTGCTGGAGGCTGGCACCGAGCGCGCCGCAGTGAGGTTGAGCGGTGGCGAGGAGGCGGAATGCTTCGCGGGCCGGCCGGAGAACGCGGGAGCCGTGCTGATCCGGGCCACGGGGTCGGAGGCGCACCTGCGCCGGCTGGAGGCGCTGGCTGAAGACAGGGGATACAGCTTCCAGGGGGTTGCGTTGCTGGATCCTCGCGGCGAGTCTGTCCCCTGCCCTGACGAGGATTCTTTCTACTCCGCGCTGGGGATGGCTCCTGTGCCGCCGGAGCTCCGGGAAGGCAGAGGGGAGGTGGAAGCCGCCCTGAACGCAGCTGTGCCTGTGCTGATACAGGCCTCGGACCTGAAGGGCGACCTCCACGCGCATACGGTCTTCTCGGACGGCTCCGGCACTCTGGAGCAGATGGCCGAAGCTGCGCGACAGTTGGGCTATGAGTATCTCGCCATCACGGACCACTCTCAGGCGCTGACGGTGGCGCGCGGGCTCACTCCGGAGCGGCTGAGCGAGCAGGGCCGGTTGATTGACGCGTTCAACCGCTCAGGGGCGGGCATCCGGCTGCTGAAGGGTGTGGAGGTGGACATCCGGCCGGACGGTTCTCTGGACCTCCCGGACGAATCCCTTGCGGCGCTGGACTGGGTGGTGGCGAGCATCCACTCGCATTTCGCCCTGGGTCGGGAAGAGATGACGCAGAGGGCTGTCAGGGCGCTGCTGTCGCCGTTTGTGCACGTGCAGGCGCACCCGTCCGGTCGGCTCATCGGCTCGCGGGATCCTCACTCCCTGGACGTGGACGGCCTCATCGAAGCCGCCGCACGCGCAGGAAAGGCGCTGGAGATCAACTCCTATCCGGAACGCCTGGACCTCAGCGCCGAGAACGCCCGCAAGGCCGCGGATGCCGGGGTGAAGATCGTGGTGTCCACCGACAGCCACCATCCGACGCACCTGCCCAAAGTTTCCTACGGCATCGGGACGGCCCGCCGGGCGGGTCTGACGGCCGCCGACGTGCTGAACACTCTGCCTCTGGATGCCTTGCTGGAGTGGGCTCGCTCCCGGAGATAG